Part of the Tolypothrix sp. PCC 7910 genome, GCAAACAACTAAAGAAGAGCGGCACAAGTATTTAAAATTGTGCATTGCTGCTTATGATGAAGCATTAGCTCTGGCTCATTCACTCAATCCTGCTGTTTTAAGTTTTGATGTCCTATCTACTCACAATAACTTAGGATTAGCCCATTATCAGATTGCCACAGATCAATATTTTAATGCTGATAAAAAAGTACGTTCTCAACATTTAGAAGCAGCATTAGATAATCATTTGCAAGCCTTAAATGGATTAAGTAAACAACCAGAAGCTTATCAAACCACCTTTTCTTATATTGTCAAAACAGTACGTGCCTTCCACAGTGAGCTAGGAATCCAAGGGCAAAATCAAGCTTTATCAAAAGTGCCTTCTCATTTGTTACCAGAGATTTTGCCGAAGATTTAGGGATTGGGGATTGGGTAATTGGTAATTGGTAATTGGTAATTGGTTAGAAAGATTTGACTCTTGACTTTTGACAAACAGCAAATACCAAACACCCAATGACAAATGACAAATGACAAATTGATGACTTAGGTCACAAATGAATTTTCAATTATTAGTGACTTTAGTCATGCACTAAATTGGCTAATTTTGTCCGATAATTACTAGCATGAATTTATACGATAAAAGCTTTCAGGTGATACTTGCAGACTTAAGAAACTAGCTTTTTCCTATTCCAGAGTGCAAATGACTATTGATTCATCACAATCTATTGATTCATCGGCTTTGCTTCCCAAAGTCAAAAGAAAGTTTAGAGTTCGTTGGCTGTCGTGGTTACTGGTCGTTGGGCTTTTGGGTGGAATTGGCTCTGCAATTTATTACCAGGTAGCTGTCGTTCCGACTCAGCAAGCCAGACGCAAGGTTTTGACGCAGCCTGTAGAAAGACAAACTTTAGCAATTACGGTTTCCGCGAATGGTACAGTCAAACCTGAGCGCTCGATTAACCTCAGCCCCAAAAATTCTGGCATCCTCAAAAGACTGTTAGCAAAAGAAGGAGATATTGTCAAAGCAGGACAGATTGTCGCTTACATGGATGATTCCAATCTGCGCGGACAACTCACTTCTGCTCAAGGACAGTTAGCACAAGCCGAGGCGAATCTGCAAAAGGCGCAAGCTGGGAATCGCCCTCAAGATATTGCTCAAGCACAAGCAGCATTAGACGAAGCCGAGGCGAATCTGCAAAAGGCGCAAGCTGGAAATCGCCCCCAGGATATTGGTCAAGCACAAGCCCGCTTACAAAGCGCTCAAGCGACTTTGAGCAAAGCGGAAGATGATTTCCGCCGTAATCAACAACTTTTCAATTCCGGTGGGATTGCTCTACAGGTTGTCAACCAAAAACGAGCAGACAGAGACAGCGCCCAAGCTGCTGTTAATGAAGCGCAGCAAGCCTTAGCTTTACAAAGAGCGGGTTCGCGTCCAGAAGATATCGCCCAAGCCAGGGCTACAGTTAATCAAAGACAACAAGCTTTAGCATTATTAAAAGCTGGAAGCCGCCCAGAAGACATAGAGGTAGCGCGTGCTCAAGTCACATCTGCTCGCGGTTCACTGCAAAATATCCAAGCTCAAATAAATGACACCATAATTCGCGCACCTTTTGATGGCGTTGTAACTAAGAAATACGCTGATCCAGGTGCCTTTGTAACTCCCACAACTGCT contains:
- a CDS encoding efflux RND transporter periplasmic adaptor subunit: MTIDSSQSIDSSALLPKVKRKFRVRWLSWLLVVGLLGGIGSAIYYQVAVVPTQQARRKVLTQPVERQTLAITVSANGTVKPERSINLSPKNSGILKRLLAKEGDIVKAGQIVAYMDDSNLRGQLTSAQGQLAQAEANLQKAQAGNRPQDIAQAQAALDEAEANLQKAQAGNRPQDIGQAQARLQSAQATLSKAEDDFRRNQQLFNSGGIALQVVNQKRADRDSAQAAVNEAQQALALQRAGSRPEDIAQARATVNQRQQALALLKAGSRPEDIEVARAQVTSARGSLQNIQAQINDTIIRAPFDGVVTKKYADPGAFVTPTTASSDVSSATSSSILSLASTNEVVANLAETNISKIRLGLPVTIKADAYPGKVFEGKVKQIAAQSVVTQNVTSFEVRISLSDPQRLLRSGMNVTTDFQVGQLENALVVPTAAVVRRENATGVFVAGADNKPQFRRIVTGVTVGSFTEVKSGLNGDERVLLSFPPGSRPQSTPRGGVFPGVGGGGGGGGSGRQGGGSGGGRSGGGAL